GGGCTGAACGGTGCGGCTCAAGATGGGCTCCAGCGAATTTGAACCAAAGGACAGGCACCTATCGTACGAAAAGGTTGAGTGCCAACTTTCTTGGAGCGGGAGTCGACCGGACGACTGTTCAGTCGTGCACCGCCAACCGTTCAGCGGGTGAAGCGGGCGGTGGCACGGGCCACGGCCCACTGAGCAGGCTTGCTCCCTGTGCCCCGGCCAGCGGGTGCGTAGCGCGCTGTGCACGGTGCGTAATGGCTTGTCCGTTGAATGGCCGGAAGGCGGGTGCTACCTCGCGCACCATGGCGAATGCTTCCGGCTACGTCCTCGACTTCGAGCGCCCCCTCGTCGAGCTCGAGAAGAAGCTCGCGGCGCTCAGGGCCCTGTCGGCGAGCGGCGCGGTGGAGGTGTCCTCGGAGCTGGCGAGCCTCGAGAAGAAGGCGAAGAAGCTGGCGGTGGAGATTTTCGGTTCGCTCACCCGCTGGCAGGTGGTGCAGCTGTCCCGCCATCCGTCGCGCCCGTTCTTCCTGGACTACGTCCAGCACCTCTTCACCGACTTCGTCGAGCTGTGCGGCGACCGGCACTTCGCGGATGACCGCTCCATCGTCGGGGGCTTCGCGCGCTTCGACGGCAGGCCCGTGCTGGTGCTGGGGCACCAGAAGGGGCGCAACACGAAGGAGAGCATGGAGCGCAACTTCGGCATGCCGCGCCCGGAGGGCTACCGCAAGGCCCGCCGGCTCATGGAGCTGGCCGAGCGCTTCGGCAAGCCCATCCTCACCTTCGTGGACACCATGGGCGCCTACCCCGGAATGGATGCCGAGGAGCGCGGGCAGGCGGAGGCCATCGCCGTCAACCTGGAGGTGATGAGCCGGCTGCGCGTGCCCATCATCTCCACCGTGATAGGGGAGGGTGGCTCGGGGGGCGCGCTGGCCATCGGCGTGGGCAACCGCGTGCTGATGCTGGAGAACAGCATCTACTCGGTCATCACCCCCGAAGGGTGTGCCTCCATCCTCTTCCGCGACGCGGCCCAGGCACCCCGGGCGGCGGATGCCCTGAAGCTCACCGCGAAGGACCTGTCGGCGCTGAAGGTGCTGGACGAGGTGGTGCCGGAGCCGCTCGGAGGCGCGCACCGCGACCCGGCGAAGACGGCCGAGGCACTGGGCAAGGCGCTGCGCAAGCACCTGACCCAGCTGGCCGACCTGTCTCCCGAGGCGCTGGTGAAGGACCGCTACGAGAAGTTCCGCGCGTTCGGCGTCTTCTCCGGGCGCTGAGCGGCACCGCGGGCGCGGCACGCCACGCATTGCCCCTGCCCGGCGTCCAGCTGGAGCACGGCGCCGCGGCCCGGAATGGCCGCGGCGCCGTCACTTCACGACGCTCAGCGCAGCGGAGGCGGCAGCACCTTCAGCTGCGGCTTCACGACCTTCTGGTCACCGGCGATGACCACCGTCATGGCGTCCTGCTTCAGCGCGGTGCTGGCCAGCTGCCGCACCTGCTCCGGCGTCACGGCCATCACGTTCTGCACATAGTCCCGCAGGTAGGTGTCCGGCAGGCCGTGCAGGTCCACGAAGCGCAGCTGGTTGATGATGCCGCTGCGCGAGGAGTTCTGGAGCAGGAAGAAGCCCGCCAGGTAGTTCTGGACGTCCTTCAGCTCCTGCGCCGAAGGCGCCGTCTTGCGCAGCGAGTCCACCTCCTTGAGGATCTCCTTCAGGGACTCGCCCGTGACGGCGGTCGTCACGTCCGCCCGCTGCACCCAGTACGCGTCCTTCACGTGCGTGGTGATGGCGCTGTTGGGCGAGTAGGAATAGCCCCTCTTCTCGCGGATGTTCGCGGTGATGCGCGAGCTGAAGTAGCCGCCCAGCATCGTGTTCAGGACCTCCTGCTTGACGTAGTCCGGGTGCGACGGAGGCAGCGCCTTCACGGCGACCCGCAGGGTGGACTGCACCGCGCCGGGCCGGTCGATGAGCTGCACCGACTTGGCCACCTGCTGCGTGGGCACGTTCTCCACTCGCGCCGGGCCGGCCTTCCAGCCGGAGAAGGCGTCTCGCACGGCCTTCTCCAGCTGGGCCGCGTCGTACCGGCCGACCACGTACAGCCGCGCCCGCGCCGCGCCGTAGTTCGCGTCGAAGTGCGCGCGCACCGTCTCCTGCGTGTACCCCTTCAGCATCTCCTCGGTCGGGAAGTAGCGGCCATAGGGATGCTGGTCGCCATAGATGGCGCGGAACAGCTGCTCGTCCGCGAGCACCTGCGGCTGGCTCTTGAAGATGGCCAGGTCGCGCAGCAGGTCTCCCTTCACGCGCTCCAGGTCCTCCTTGGGGAAGCGCGGGTTCTGGATGACGTCCGCGAGCAGCGACACCGCCTTCGGTCCCGACTCGGAGAGGACCTCGATGGCGAGGAACGTCTGGTCCGTGCTCGTCGTCTCGGAGAGGGGGCCTCCCAGCTTCGCGGCCTCCTGGGCCAGCTGCTGCGCGGAGCGGGTGGTGGTGCCCTCCAGCAGCAGCTTCGAGGTGAGGTCCGCCAGCCAGACCTCGTTCTGCTTCTCGTGGATGTTGCCGGTGTCGAGCACCAGCTGGAGGGCGACCTTCGGCACGTCGCCGTAGGGCACCAGGGAGACCTCGAGCCCGTTGTCGAGCTTGAACTCGGTGCGCTCCGGCAGCTTGAACGGCTTCGGCGCCGCCGCCGCGGGCGGAGCCTCCCTGGCAGGGGCGGCCTTGGCGGGA
Above is a window of Pyxidicoccus xibeiensis DNA encoding:
- a CDS encoding acetyl-CoA carboxylase carboxyltransferase subunit alpha; protein product: MANASGYVLDFERPLVELEKKLAALRALSASGAVEVSSELASLEKKAKKLAVEIFGSLTRWQVVQLSRHPSRPFFLDYVQHLFTDFVELCGDRHFADDRSIVGGFARFDGRPVLVLGHQKGRNTKESMERNFGMPRPEGYRKARRLMELAERFGKPILTFVDTMGAYPGMDAEERGQAEAIAVNLEVMSRLRVPIISTVIGEGGSGGALAIGVGNRVLMLENSIYSVITPEGCASILFRDAAQAPRAADALKLTAKDLSALKVLDEVVPEPLGGAHRDPAKTAEALGKALRKHLTQLADLSPEALVKDRYEKFRAFGVFSGR
- a CDS encoding M16 family metallopeptidase: MNTHAFRTRLAAPALMVLGLLTTPVLAAAPAKAAPAKAAPAREAPPAAAAPKPFKLPERTEFKLDNGLEVSLVPYGDVPKVALQLVLDTGNIHEKQNEVWLADLTSKLLLEGTTTRSAQQLAQEAAKLGGPLSETTSTDQTFLAIEVLSESGPKAVSLLADVIQNPRFPKEDLERVKGDLLRDLAIFKSQPQVLADEQLFRAIYGDQHPYGRYFPTEEMLKGYTQETVRAHFDANYGAARARLYVVGRYDAAQLEKAVRDAFSGWKAGPARVENVPTQQVAKSVQLIDRPGAVQSTLRVAVKALPPSHPDYVKQEVLNTMLGGYFSSRITANIREKRGYSYSPNSAITTHVKDAYWVQRADVTTAVTGESLKEILKEVDSLRKTAPSAQELKDVQNYLAGFFLLQNSSRSGIINQLRFVDLHGLPDTYLRDYVQNVMAVTPEQVRQLASTALKQDAMTVVIAGDQKVVKPQLKVLPPPLR